A genomic window from Ischnura elegans chromosome 10, ioIscEleg1.1, whole genome shotgun sequence includes:
- the LOC124166791 gene encoding uncharacterized protein LOC124166791, with translation MSTPVEKMPTSVEGIRGEKRKKEELQKDDLKKHEELVKKCQKVADAKLNTEDFISEIEKHPCIWNCAVEEYSNKHVKLSAWNGILCTFIHDFEERELSEKNTLMTITQKRWKVIRGCYTREILRLKGIKSGSAASRKKAYSYFDQLRFLETSVKKTVSSVDDVDSSFIDEAENEAFSCHTSPTNVRSGSKRKLSKDDELVEVLKKKIALEESENSPSTSRDLQDDDKLFFLSMLPEVRKVPPERKLKLRSDMINLIAMAQTNHQQGWQQPPYHGYQQNNMYQQPPTYVTMQHHAPVQNVSSATSSPHSIVSEDSQQTQFSDLVLFD, from the exons ATGTCCACGCCAGTTGAGAAAATGCCTACATCAGTGGAAGGGATACGCGGAGAGAAGAGGAAAAAGGAAGAGCTGCAGAAAGACGACTTGAAAAAGCATGAAGAGCTCGTGAAAAAGTGCCAGAAGGTAGCCGACGCTAAATTAAACACGGAAGACTTCATTAGTGAAATAGAAAAACACCCATGTATTTGGAACTGTGCTGTAGAGGAGTATAGTAACAAACACGTTAAATTGAGTGCGTGGAATGGAATTTTGTGCACCTTCATACATGACTTTGAAGAACGGGAGCTGtctgaaaaaaatacactca TGACTATAACGCAAAAAAGATGGAAGGTAATTCGAGGATGCTACACTAGAGAAATTTTGCGACTTAAAGGGATCAAGAGTGGATCTGCAGCCTCAAGGAAGAAGGCTTACAGCTACTTCGACCAGTTGCGATTTTTAGAAACGTCAGTGAAGAAAACTGTTTCAAGCGTTGATGATGTTGATTCAAGTTTTATAGATGAAGCGGAAAATGAAGCATTTTCATGTCATACTTCTCCAACCAATGTTCGTTCTGGGTCCAAAAGAAAATTAAGTAAAGACGATGAACTAGTTGAggtattgaagaaaaaaattgcgctTGAAGAATCAGAGAACAGTCCCAGTACTAGCCGTGATTTGCAAGATGACGACAAACtgttttttttgtcaatgttaCCAGAGGTCCGCAAAGTCCCTCCTGAGAGGAAATTAAAGCTGAGATCTGATATGATCAACTTAATAGCTATGGCCCAAACAAATCACCAACAAGGTTGGCAACAGCCTCCATACCATGGATATCAACAGAATAATATGTATCAACAACCTCCCACGTATGTAACCATGCAACATCACGCGCCCGTACAGAACGTCTCATCTGCAACATCATCTCCGCATTCTATCGTCAGCGAGGATTCTCAACAAACACAGTTTAGTGACCTTGTGTTGTTCGACTGA
- the LOC124166790 gene encoding protein ALP1-like, with protein MSDSKYLLLLLLLKKRRQRQRKMHIHPILCARESKGLYYTLFDELCADNTKFFNYFRMSKSSFFELLGLIKDEITGADTTMRRCITPEEKLVVTLRYFATGTSMQDLHYQYRISQPSISMIIRQVCAAIWKNLQHLCFPELTTDFWLKTAAKFYEQTNFPHCIGALDGKQIRVIKPVNSGSLYYNYKNYFSILLLAMCDADYKFIFVDVGAYGKSSDSTVFKESTFKKKLDSGLLNIPENASSFQGFEEPMPFVIVGDEGFGLTTKLLRPYSGKCLDVKKRIFNYRLSRARRNIECSFGILANKWRIFHRPLNVEISLCESIIKVCCLLHNFVRERDGFKVEDTILSVDNLYDWSDNIQPPTKTAIQIRDKFCDYFVSEAGAVSWQMEKI; from the exons ATGAGTGATTCTAAGTATCTTCTCCTTCTGTTACTTCTGAAAAAAAGGAGGCAAAGACAGCGAAAAATGCATATTCATCCTATTCTTTGCGCAAGAGAATCAAAAGGGCTATATTACACACTCTTTGATGAACTCTGTGCGGACAATActaagtttttcaattactttcgGATGTCAAAATCCAGTTTCTTTGAGTTGTTAGGCCTCATAAAGGATGAAATAACTGGAGCTGATACTACAATGAGAAGATGTATTACACCCGAAGAGAAACTTGTGGTCACTTTAAG GTATTTTGCTACAGGAACTTCTATGCAAGATCTCCACTATCAGTATAGAATCAGCCAACCTTCAATTTCAATGATAATAAGACAAGTTTGTGCTGCTATTTGGAAAAACCTACAACATCTTTGCTTCCCAGAACTAACAACAGACTTTTGGCTGAAAACTGCTGCCAAGTTTTATGAACAAACGAACTTTCCCCATTGCATAGGGGCCCTGGATGGAAAACAGATTCGTGTTATAAAGCCAGTAAACAGCGGATCATTGTATTACaactataaaaactatttttccatccTGCTACTTGCTATGTGCGACGCAGACTACAAATTCATTTTTGTAGACGTTGGTGCATATGGTAAATCATCTGATTCAACTGTGTTCAAGGAAAGTACTTTCAAGAAAAAACTTGATAGCGGCTTACTAAATATTCCTGAAAACGCAAGTTCTTTCCAGGGATTTGAGGAACCTATGCCATTTGTAATTGTTGGTGATGAAGGTTTTGGATTGACAACTAAATTACTGAGACCTTATTCAGGCAAATGTTTGGatgtgaaaaaaagaatattcaacTATAGACTCAGCAGAGCCCGTAGAAATATTGAGTGCTCTTTTGGAATCCTCGCTAATAAGTGGAGGATTTTTCACCGACCTTTGAATGTTGAAATCTCACTATGCGAGTCAATAATAAAAGTGTGTTGTCTGCTACACAATTTTGTAAGGGAACGTGACGGTTTCAAAGTTGAGGATACAATTTTATCAGTGGACAATTTGTATGACTGGAGTGATAACATTCAGCCACCAACAAAAACAGCTATACAGATTAGGGACAAGTTCTGCGACTACTTTGTCAGTGAAGCAGGAGCTGTATCATGGCAAATGGAGAAAATTTGA